In the genome of Doryrhamphus excisus isolate RoL2022-K1 chromosome 11, RoL_Dexc_1.0, whole genome shotgun sequence, one region contains:
- the ttc38 gene encoding tetratricopeptide repeat protein 38 isoform X2 has product MESLSFRDCEAWRAEGLPLSTSSNEACKLYDAILTQYVTWRNIGSVGGVEGCFSAIKAADPNFVMGHVMSTGMELIGTASSPRLNQRLASAVKKTVEMASCQNITQREKLHVKAMELFSLGYLKGLYSFGLMETRFYDQAEKVAMEGLALVPDDAWSVHSVAHVYEMKAEADKGLKFMESREKDWRVSDMLASHNYWHWALYFIEKGQYEAALQIFDSEIFKRCKATGSMLDVVDSSSLLSRLEMEGVCVKDRWREMLQVTLPHTDDHVTLFNDLHFLMASLGAKETGASQRLLEGLQELAKTPGDNYQHELAGPVGVPVCQALMEYQGGNYGQAVELMYPVRYRMVEMGGSDAQRDVFNQLLIHAALKSDDKHHQRLGRCLLVEREALRPNSPLTDRLMRRAMALHI; this is encoded by the exons ATGGAATCTTTGAGCTTCCGAGACTGTGAG GCATGGCGGGCTGAGGGTCTTCCATTGTCCACCAGCAGCAACGAAGCCTGTAAACTATATGACGCTATTCTCACTCAG TATGTCACCTGGCGTAACATTGGAAGCGTTGGAGGAGTGGAAGGATGCTTCTCGGCTATCAAGGCTGCCGATCCTAATTTTG TCATGGGCCATGTGATGAGCACAGGCATGGAGCTGATCGGAACGGCCAGCTCCCCCCGCCTGAACCAACGCCTGGCCAGCGCTGTGAAGAAGACCGTGGAGATGGCCAGCTGCCAGAACATCACGCAGCGGGAGAAGCTCCACGTGAAGGCCATGGAGTTGTTCTCACTTGG CTACCTGAAAGGACTGTATTCCTTTGGTCTGATGGAGACCCGATTCTATGACCAGGCTGAGAAAGTAGCCATGGAG GGCCTGGCTCTGGTTCCAGACGACGCGTGGTCCGTGCATTCCGTCGCCCATGTCTATGAGATGAAAGCGGAGGCGGACAAGGGCTTGAAGTTCATGGAAAGCCGAGAGAAAGACTGGCGG GTATCTGACATGCTCGCCAGTCACAATTATTGGCACTGGGCGCTGTACTTCATCGAGAAG GGGCAATATGAGGCTGCGCTGCAAATATTTGATTCTGAg ATATTCAAACGTTGCAAGGCCACGGGATCCATGTTGGACGTGGTGGACAGCAGCTCACTGCTCAGCAGGCTGGAAATGGAGG GTGTCTGCGTGAAGGACCGCTGGCGGGAGATGCTCCAGGTGACGCTGCCGCACACCGACGACCACGTGACCCTGTTCAACGACCTCCACTTCCTCATGGCGTCCCTGGGAGCCAAAGAGACCGGAGCTTCCCAGCGTCTACTGGAAGGCCTCCAGGAATTGGCTAA GACGCCGGGCGACAATTACCAGCACGAGCTAGCAGGACCTGTAGGCGTGCCCGTTTGTCAGGCCTTGATGGAATACCAAGGAGGAAATTACGGTCAAGCGGTGGAGTTAATGTACCCCGTACGCTACCGTATGGTGGAGATGGGGGGCAGCGATGCTCAG AGAGACGTCTTCAATCAACTGCTTATTCACGCGGCCTTGAAATCGGACGATAAGCACCACCAGAGACTCGGAAG ATGTCTTCTAGTGGAGCGTGAAGCGCTGAGGCCAAACTCCCCCCTGACTGATCGCCTGATGCGGAGAGCCATGGCGCTGCACATCTag
- the ttc38 gene encoding tetratricopeptide repeat protein 38 isoform X1, which produces MESLSFRDCEAWRAEGLPLSTSSNEACKLYDAILTQYVTWRNIGSVGGVEGCFSAIKAADPNFVMGHVMSTGMELIGTASSPRLNQRLASAVKKTVEMASCQNITQREKLHVKAMELFSLGNFPKACDVWEEILVDHPTDFLALKFAHDGYFYMGAKIQMRDSIARVLPHWKPHFPLSSYLKGLYSFGLMETRFYDQAEKVAMEGLALVPDDAWSVHSVAHVYEMKAEADKGLKFMESREKDWRVSDMLASHNYWHWALYFIEKGQYEAALQIFDSEIFKRCKATGSMLDVVDSSSLLSRLEMEGVCVKDRWREMLQVTLPHTDDHVTLFNDLHFLMASLGAKETGASQRLLEGLQELAKTPGDNYQHELAGPVGVPVCQALMEYQGGNYGQAVELMYPVRYRMVEMGGSDAQRDVFNQLLIHAALKSDDKHHQRLGRCLLVEREALRPNSPLTDRLMRRAMALHI; this is translated from the exons ATGGAATCTTTGAGCTTCCGAGACTGTGAG GCATGGCGGGCTGAGGGTCTTCCATTGTCCACCAGCAGCAACGAAGCCTGTAAACTATATGACGCTATTCTCACTCAG TATGTCACCTGGCGTAACATTGGAAGCGTTGGAGGAGTGGAAGGATGCTTCTCGGCTATCAAGGCTGCCGATCCTAATTTTG TCATGGGCCATGTGATGAGCACAGGCATGGAGCTGATCGGAACGGCCAGCTCCCCCCGCCTGAACCAACGCCTGGCCAGCGCTGTGAAGAAGACCGTGGAGATGGCCAGCTGCCAGAACATCACGCAGCGGGAGAAGCTCCACGTGAAGGCCATGGAGTTGTTCTCACTTGG GAATTTTCCAAAGGCTTGTGACGTTTGGGAAGAAATCCTGGTGGATCATCCCACAGACTTTCTCGCCCTCAAGTTCGCCCACGATGGCTACTTCTACATGGGCGCCAAAATCCAGATGAGGGACTCCATTGCTCGAGTGCTGCCTCACTGGAAGCCTCACTTCCCTTTGTCCAG CTACCTGAAAGGACTGTATTCCTTTGGTCTGATGGAGACCCGATTCTATGACCAGGCTGAGAAAGTAGCCATGGAG GGCCTGGCTCTGGTTCCAGACGACGCGTGGTCCGTGCATTCCGTCGCCCATGTCTATGAGATGAAAGCGGAGGCGGACAAGGGCTTGAAGTTCATGGAAAGCCGAGAGAAAGACTGGCGG GTATCTGACATGCTCGCCAGTCACAATTATTGGCACTGGGCGCTGTACTTCATCGAGAAG GGGCAATATGAGGCTGCGCTGCAAATATTTGATTCTGAg ATATTCAAACGTTGCAAGGCCACGGGATCCATGTTGGACGTGGTGGACAGCAGCTCACTGCTCAGCAGGCTGGAAATGGAGG GTGTCTGCGTGAAGGACCGCTGGCGGGAGATGCTCCAGGTGACGCTGCCGCACACCGACGACCACGTGACCCTGTTCAACGACCTCCACTTCCTCATGGCGTCCCTGGGAGCCAAAGAGACCGGAGCTTCCCAGCGTCTACTGGAAGGCCTCCAGGAATTGGCTAA GACGCCGGGCGACAATTACCAGCACGAGCTAGCAGGACCTGTAGGCGTGCCCGTTTGTCAGGCCTTGATGGAATACCAAGGAGGAAATTACGGTCAAGCGGTGGAGTTAATGTACCCCGTACGCTACCGTATGGTGGAGATGGGGGGCAGCGATGCTCAG AGAGACGTCTTCAATCAACTGCTTATTCACGCGGCCTTGAAATCGGACGATAAGCACCACCAGAGACTCGGAAG ATGTCTTCTAGTGGAGCGTGAAGCGCTGAGGCCAAACTCCCCCCTGACTGATCGCCTGATGCGGAGAGCCATGGCGCTGCACATCTag